The proteins below come from a single Miscanthus floridulus cultivar M001 chromosome 1, ASM1932011v1, whole genome shotgun sequence genomic window:
- the LOC136468905 gene encoding uncharacterized protein produces the protein MVVDKSWMDISNRRLPRYEEGAKKFIEFAFSGCSADKLLRCPCRICKNNYFADQISIMEHLMLNGIWKEYRVWDHHGESVSDSEDSDDNMEDHDDYGLREMVNDFGNAVNNNLGSFDGSSPCLQDDTTASTGPTEEASKFYRLLEEADNELYPECSTFSTLSFIVQMMNIKCLYDLSGNAMDALFTLFWKVLPTKNKAPKSFNDAKKVMSDLGLDYKRIDTCPNDCILYRGDYAKAESCPVCKLSRWKSDDQNNASKSRRRRVRKVAQKVLHYFPLIPRLKRMYMCSKTATNMRWHKEELVDDGYLRHPADSKEWKDFDKNFPSFASDARSVRLGLASDGFNPFGHMSTSYSIWPVVIVMYNLPPWMCMKDPYMITSMLIPGPKAPGNDIDVYLQPLIDELIELWGGVEAYDASMKRKFTLKAALLWTINDFPALGNLSGMSTKGKYACPSCHTDTCYQWLANGRKGCYMGHRRFLPARHSWRNNTTSFNGQRERRCAPKPLSGAEVLSQYEKFTQVIFGKSDKKRKRSSTVYGVWKKKSIFFQLPYWSKLTLRHNLDVMHIEKNVGESLAGTLLGQEGKTKDNINSRFDMEIMGIQPKLHATPTDDGKFLFHNAPYTLFGPKRKAFCEFLTKIKVPDGYSAKVSNYVDAINVKISGMKCHDYHVFLHRYLPLSIRGMLPADICLPIIELCNFFREICSKVLDVEILKRLHSSIAITLCKLEKIFPPSMFDVMMHLPIHLAQQAMIGGPVQYRWMYPIERFLRRLKSFVKNKARPEGAIAEAVVLQECVTLCSMYLHGIETRINRPSRNDDSGDNNSNTQLQIFAKIGRRLIGNRYCQMEMNELNKAQAYVLKNCEEASPYTGIHKEYLRTQSTKNVDKRHEKEFFQWFKNHISTMYSKGDPSISDELFDLARGPDTRVTHFSSYMVNGWRFNTRDRDALFQAQNSGVFVKGDEGTGNKDYFGVLTDIVELLYGTHKVVLFKCEWWDVHTTRGVKEDKYGFIMINTTRRLSTDEPYVLASQAEQVYYVNDTQDPKWYVVVKTKPRDYFDTPPTDEEDATTKSSKSSPEACQENEVITVPNPNTIEDDDTSILDTPQVEAEAEGMPVAVEGNPILHYEGDVQDEDEQQESESDDSEGGEYMDSDDEDSESEE, from the exons ATGGTTGTGGACAAAAGTTGGATGGACATATCCAATAGGAGGCTTCCCCGATACGAAGAAGGAGCTAAAAAATTTATTGAGTTTGCTTTTTCTGGCTGCAGTGCGGACAAGCTCCTTCGATGTCCTTGTAGAATCTGCAAAAACAATTACTTTGCTGATCAGATATCTATAATGGAGCATCTCATGCTGAATGGAATATGGAAAGAGTATAGAGTATGGGATCATCATGGAGAGAGTGTGTCAGATTCAGAAGACAGTGACGACAACATGGAAGATCATGATGACTATGGTCTGCGTGAGATGGTGAATGATTTTGGAAATGCTGTGAATAACAACTTGGGATCATTTGATGGTTCATCACCTTGCTTGCAGGATGACACGACCGCATCTACAGGTCCTACTGAAGAAGCTAGCAAATTTTATAGACTTCTTGAAGAGGCAGACAATGAGCTGTACCCAGAATGCAGTACCTTCTCTACACTATCGTTCATTGTGCAAATGATGAACATCAAGTGCCTATATGATTTGAGTGGAAATGCAATGGATGCTCTATTTACTCTGTTTTGGAAGGTACTTCCTACCAAGAATAAGGCTCCAAAGTCATTCAACGATGCTAAGAAAGTCATGTCAGATTTGGGATTGGATTACAAGCGTATAGACACATGCCCAAATGATTGCATTCTGTACAGAGGTGATTATGCTAAAGCTGAGTCATGTCCAGTGTGCAAGCTTTCTAGGTGGAAAAGTGATGACCAGAACAATGCATCCAAATCACGAAGGCGAAGAGTTCGAAAGGTTGCACAGAAGGTGCTGCACTATTTCCCATTGATACCAAGATTGAAAAGGATGTATATGTGTTCCAAAACTGCAACTAATATGCGTTGGCACAAAGAGGAGCTAGTTGATGATGGATATTTGAGACACCCGGCAGATTCAAAGGAATGGAAGGATTTTGACAAAAATTTCCCATCATTTGCATCAGATGCGCGCAGTGTTAGGCTTGGGCTTGCTAGTGACGGATTCAATCCTTTTGGACATATGAGCACATCATACAGCATATGGCCCGTTGTTATTGTGATGTATAACCTACCTCCTTGGATGTGCATGAAAGATCCTTATATGATAACTTCAATGCTCATTCCTGGCCCTAAAgcacctggcaacgacattgatgtatATCTACAGCCATTAATTGATGAGCTGATTGAGTTGTGGGGTGGGGTGGAGGCCTATGATGCTTCGATGAAGCGTAAATTCACACTAAAAGCTGCATTGCTCTGGACAATTAATGACTTCCCTGCTTTAGGGAATTTATCAGGAATGTCCACAAAGGGAAAATATGCATGTCCATCCTGTCATACCGACACTTGCTACCAATGGCTAGCCAATGGAAGAAAAGGTTGCTACATGGGACACAGGAGATTCCTACCAGCAAGACATAGTTGGAGGAACAATACTACTTCTTTTAATGGCCAAAGGGAAAGGAGATGTGCTCCAAAACCATTATCAGGCGCTGAAGTTCTTTCACAATACGAAAAGTTTACTCAG GTTATATTTGGGAAATCTGACAAGAAAAGGAAACGTTCCAGCACAGTGTATGGTGTTTGGAAGAAAAAGAGTATATTTTTTCAACTCCCTTATTGGAGCAAATTGACACTAAGACATAACCTAGATGTCATGCACATTGAAAAGAATGTTGGTGAAAGTTTGGCGGGTACCTTGCTTGGACAGGAGGGGAAGACAAAGGATAACATTAATTCTCGATTTGATATGGAAATCATGGGAATACAACCAAAACTTCATGCGACTCCCACAGATGATGGAAAATTTTTATTTCACAATGCACCTTATACACTTTTTGGACCTAAAAGGAAAGCATTTTGTGAGTTCTTGACAAAAATCAAAGTCCCAGATGGTTATTCTGCAAAGGTATCTAATTATGTAGATGCAATAAATGTTAAAATATCAGGGATGAAGTGCCATGATTACCATGTGTTTCTGCATAGATACCTTCCACTATCTATTCGCGGCATGCTTCCGGCTGATATTTGTCTTCCAATAATTGAGCTATGCAACTTTTTTCGAGAAATTTGCTCAAAAGTGTTAGATGTGGAGATCCTTAAAAGGCTTCATTCTTCAATTGCTATTACTCTTTGCAAATTAGAAAAGATATTTCCTCCATCCATGTTTGATGTAATGATGCATCTACCAATCCATTTAGCTCAACAAGCAATGATAGGTGGTCCTGTGCAATATCGATGGATGTATCCCATCGAGAGATTCTTGCGCAGACTAAAGTCATTTGTAAAAAACAAAGCTCGTCCAGAGGGAGCAATTGCTGAGGCTGTAGTGTTACAGGAATGTGTGACTCTTTGTTCTATGTACTTGCATGGAATTGAGACAAGAATCAACAGGCCAAGCCGTAATGATGACAGTGGTGATAACAATAGCAACACACAGCTCCAGATTTTTGCCAAAATTGGAAGACGGCTTATTGGGAATAGATATTGTCAGATGGAGATGAATGAATTGAACAAAGCACAAGCCTACGTTCTAAAAAACTGTGAAGAGGCTTCTCCATATACAGG CATTCACAAGGAATATTTAAGGACACAGAGCACCAAAAATGTAGACAAGCGGCATGAGAAAGAGTTCTTTCAGTGGTTCAAGAACCAT ATATCAACTATGTATTCCAAAGGAGATCCTTCTATTTCTGATGAATTGTTTGATCTAGCAAGAGGACCCGATACTAGAGTGACACATTTCTCAAGTTATATGGTCAATGGATGGAGATTTAACACAAGGGACAGAGACGCCCTATTTCAAGCACAAAACAGTGGAGTATTTGTCAAGGGCGATGAAGGAACTGGAAACAAAGATTACTTTGGTGTCTTGACAGATATTGTGGAGCTTTTATATGGGACTCATAAGGTTGTTCTTTTTAAATGTGAATGGTGGGATGTACATACAACAAGGGGAGTTAAAGAAGATAAGTATGGGTTCATAATGATAAATACTACTCGCAGGCTGTCAACAGATGAGCCATATGTTTTGGCTTCGCAAGCAGAGCAAGTATATTATGTGAATGATACTCAAGATCCAAAATGGTATGTCGTGGTAAAGACTAAACCTCGTGATTATTTTGACACTCCTCCCACTGATGAAGAAGATGCCACTACTAAATCAAGTAAATCCAGTCCTGAAGCTTGCCAAGAAAATGAAGTAATAACTGTGCCGAATCCAAATACAATAGAAGATGATGACACAAGTATATTGGACACACCTCAAGTTGAAGCGGAAGCTGAAGGTATGCCTGTGGCTGTGGAAGGTAATCCGATACTCCATTACGAGGGTGACGTTCAGGATGAAgatgagcaacaagaatctgaaagTGATGACAGCGAAGGTGGTGAGTACATGGATTCAGATGACGAAGACAGTGAATCGGAAGAATAA